GACCTGGCCGAGCAGATGCGGGTGCCGGTCGAGTGGTTCACCCTGTCCTCCGGTGCCACCATCTCGATGGAGAGCGGCACCGAGAACATGGACTGGGTGTCGCGGGCCCTGCGCCGGATCATCACCTTCACCCAGGCCGGCGGCGAGATCAACATCGTGGTGACCGGGATCAACGTCGGTGCTCAGCCGTACTGGAACGCCGAAGCGACGATGCTGTCGCACACGAAGGGCATCCTGGTGATGACTCCCGACAGTGCGATGGTGCTCACCGGCAAGCAGTCGTTGGACTACTCGGGCGGGGTGTCGGCCGAGGACAACTTCGGCATCGGCGGCTACGACCGCGTGATGGGCCCGAACGGTGAGGCGCAGTACTGGGCACCGGACCTGACCGCCGCCTGCGACGTCCTGTTCGCCCATTACCGGCACGCCTATGTCATGCCGGGGGAACGCTTCCCACGGCGGGCGGCGACCACCGACCCGGTCGAGCGGGATGTCCGGTCGTTCCCGCACGTGCACCCCGGCAGCGATTTCACCACGGTCGGCGATGTGTTCTCCGCCGAGCGCAACGCGGAGCGCAAGAAGCCGTTCGATATCCGGACGGTGATGCGCGCGGTGGTCGATCAGGACCATGCGGTGCTCGAGCGCTGGGCCGATATGGCCGGGGCGGACACCTCGGTGGTGTTCGACGCGCACCTGGCCGGCTATCCGGTCACGGTGATCGGGATCGAATCGCGCACGGTGAGCCGGAAGGGCTGGTTCCCGACCGACGGACCGGATACCTGGACCTCCGGGACGCTGTTTCCGCAGTCGTCGAAGAAGACCGCCCGGGCGATCAACGCAGCCAGCGGAAATCGCCCGCTGGTGGTGCTGGCAAATCTGTCCGGCTTCGACGGCTCGCCGGAGTCGCTGCGCAACATCCAGCTGGAGTACGGCGCCGAGATCGGCCGGGCGATCGTCAACTTCGACGGCCCGATCGTCTTCTGCGTGATCTCCCGGTACCACGGTGGAGCGTTCGTGGTGTTCTCCGGCGCGCTAAACGACAACATGGAGGTGCTCGCCGTCGAAGGCTCGTTCGCCTCGGTGATCGGCGGTGCGCCGGCGGCCGCGGTGGTCTTCTCCCGCGAGGTGAACAACCGCACCGCAGCCGACCCGGCGGTGCGCGGCCTGGAGGAGCAGCTGGCCCGGGCCCGCACCGACGCGACACGGGCGCAGCTGCGCAGTGAGTTGGCCAAGACGCGGGCCGCGGTCCGGTCGGACAAGCTCGGCGAGGTAGCGCAGGAGTTCGAGGCGATCCACAACATCGAGCGCGCTCGCGAGGTCGGCTCGGTAAACCACATCATTCCGGCGGCCGAGCTGCGGCCACAGCTGGTGGCAGCGGTCGAGCGGGGCATGGCGCGCGCGGTCGGGTAGCAGCAGACGGGCGCGACTACGCGCCCGGACTGTTCGTTTCCGCCCCCCACACCCCGGCCAGCCAGAGTCGGCGGACGGCGGTCAGTCGCCGCTCGTCGTAGTCCGGCCGGGGTCGGCGGGTCTCGTCCAGCAGCGCCCAGATCGTCGCCCCGACCAGGCTGTCCACCAGTGCGGGGAGATCGGCGGAGACCGGCCGGACTCCTTCCGCGGCATCCACTCGTTCGACGAATCGGGTCAGGCGCAGCGTGAGGTCGTCGACGAACCGGTCCCAGGCCGTGGTCAGCCCCGGATCGGTGGACTGCGCGCACACGGCGAGCAGCCGCGCGTGTCGGCGCCACACCACGACGGCGTCGTTGATCATCCGGTCGCTGAACTCCGCCGGCGGCACCGCGAAGTCGTACTCGTCCAGCGCGGCCGTCGACTCCTCCAGGTCCTGCCACACCTGCTGCAACGCCGCCGCGGCCACCGTGTATTTGGAATCGAAATAGAAGTAGAAGGCCGGCCGGGTGACCCCGGCGTGCTCCGCGATCCGAGCGACCGACAGATCAGCGATCGGCACGGTCTGCAACAGCTCGGCCACCGCGTCCATGATCACCGCGCGCTGCTGGTCGCCCCGGCTGACCGGTCGCCGGTCCCCGGATGACCGTCCTGGCCGATCCGTCGTCTTCGCCGCCATCCACTGAGCCTATCGATCTATTGACACCCTGTCAGCCCAGCTGACATGCTGTCAGAACCTGACGCAGTGTCAGGTTGCTGGTCGAGACAGTGAGGCCGACGACATGCACATGCACACCGAGCACCCGGGGCTGAATGGCGCTACCTGGACGCTGTTCGCGCTGCTCCTCGGTTGCGCGCTGATCAGCCTGATCCGGGCCGCCGCTCCCGGCGGCGGTGACCGAGACGGCGATATCGCCCATCTGGCGATGAACCTGGTGATGGCAGCGATGCTGCTGGATCACCGGATGGTCGGCGTGCAGTGGTGGTCGGCCGCGACGGTGCTGATCGCGGCCGGTTGTGTGGCACGGCTGGTTCGCCGGCCGGACCCGAGCCACGCGGCGTCGACGTTCTGGGCGGTGTGCATGGTCGCCGCCACTGTCGTCGCAGTGACCGATACCGCCGTGACCGATACCGCGGGCGGTCTCCGTACGGCATTGACGCTGATCGTCGTGGTCGATCTGGTGGTGACCACCGCTCTGCTGGCGGTCGGCGATCGCGTGCCGGTAGCGG
Above is a genomic segment from Skermania piniformis containing:
- a CDS encoding DUF5134 domain-containing protein, which translates into the protein MHTEHPGLNGATWTLFALLLGCALISLIRAAAPGGGDRDGDIAHLAMNLVMAAMLLDHRMVGVQWWSAATVLIAAGCVARLVRRPDPSHAASTFWAVCMVAATVVAVTDTAVTDTAGGLRTALTLIVVVDLVVTTALLAVGDRVPVAVTIGGGAAPTRADRLGLIPHVGMSIGMLAMLAGG
- a CDS encoding TetR/AcrR family transcriptional regulator, coding for MAAKTTDRPGRSSGDRRPVSRGDQQRAVIMDAVAELLQTVPIADLSVARIAEHAGVTRPAFYFYFDSKYTVAAAALQQVWQDLEESTAALDEYDFAVPPAEFSDRMINDAVVVWRRHARLLAVCAQSTDPGLTTAWDRFVDDLTLRLTRFVERVDAAEGVRPVSADLPALVDSLVGATIWALLDETRRPRPDYDERRLTAVRRLWLAGVWGAETNSPGA